One Aspergillus oryzae RIB40 DNA, chromosome 2 genomic window carries:
- the pre2 gene encoding proteasome core particle subunit beta 5 (20S proteasome, regulatory subunit beta type PSMB5/PSMB8/PRE2), translating into MDKLVAQYSRPAHQNEMYSEQEQHDLTESLPPLSLKFNLPPVDNSRSWLRAMTDDHSNPSCPIKLAHGTTTLAFRFQGGIIVATDSRATAGNWIASQTVKKVIPVSRLSRGEDKANNAPTPGLLGTMAGGAADCQYWLRYLSQQCTLHEIRHKRRITVAAASKILANLTYAYKGYGLSMGTMLAGMTPQEGPALYYIDSDGTRLPGNLFCVGSGQTFAYGVLDANYRYDLTEEEALELGRRSILAAMHRDAYSGGFINLYHVKEEGWVHHGFDDMNPIFWKTKLEKGEFSNVTSEL; encoded by the exons ATGGACAAGTTGGTCGCCCAATATAGCCGCCCGGCCCATCAGAATGAGATGTATTCCGAACAAGAACAGCATGACCTCACAGAGAGCCTTCCTCCCCTCTCTCTGAAATTCAACCTTCCTCCAGTTGACAAC TCAAGATCCTGGCTCCGTGCTATGACTGATGATCACTCGAACCCAAGCTGCCCCATTAAACTTGCCCACGGAACGACAACACTGGCCTTCCGATTCCAGGGCGGAATT ATTGTCGCGACAGACTCTCGAGCCACCGCTGGAAATTGGATTGCCAGTCAGACAGTGAAGAAGGTTATTCCCGTCTCGCGGTTGAGCCGTGGTGAGGATAAGGCGAACAATGCCCCGACCCCCGGTCTGCTAGGTACTATGGCGGGTGGTGCTGCG GATTGCCAATACTGGTTGAGATATTTGAGTCAGCAGTGCACACTTCATG AAATCCGCCACAAGCGCCGTATCACCGTTGCAGCCGCTTCCAAGATTCTCGCCAACCTGACATACGCCTACAAGGGATACGGTTTGAGCATGGGAACAATGTTAGCAGGA ATGACCCCTCAAGAAGGCCCCGCTCTCTATTACATCGACTCAGACGGTACCCGACTCCCGGGCAACCTGTTCTGTGTTGGATCCGGTCAGACATTCGCCTACGGTGTGCTGGATGCTAACTACCGTTACGACTtgactgaggaggaggcccTTGAGCTCGGCCGGAGAAGTATCCTGGCCGCTATGCACCGTGATGCCTACTCTGGTGGTTTCATCAACCTGTACCACGTTAAGGAAGAGGGATGGGTGCACCACGGCTTCGACGACATGAACCCGATCTTCTGGAAgacgaagttggagaagggcgAATTCTCGAATGTTACGTCAGAGTTGTAA
- a CDS encoding uncharacterized protein (predicted protein) translates to MTALILPLHEHGAYEKAGRERVSTAKELSDWGEATEDDAVSDITDKLENSVQPSRNHRAKIQDDIAKLKIKDPESIRLETLEQELVRAEAQSLVAEAQLTNMTRAKLKEAFDIHLAAVIERGEKQILLARHARRLLGILDDSPVVPGEPRKDYDRGDEASQIIQDAERGLRTWESTTVPIPTSAGHLHDSTLLPAPAARAARDSQALTVGSSEVDGREMSASTRDINGSASDIRYTEEYPPETQGTNEYVNEYGSGTQQGIAPVIEAQEFQEPVTAPVEPTRDTYSAPGNAITYIPGTKQRVDTATGAEGYGESSIQGARGMYGATPDVTGYTPGAQDTIPGTKEHVGPISEARSWDASVTDVSGDVNENVASGRSIDDSVSITDPTQHFEEPSTELTEGTEATKMTEATDDANGSIREKLQEQPQAALGIPQVVAVPY, encoded by the exons TGCTTATGAGAAGGCCGGTCGTGAGCGTGTGTCCACCGCAAAAGAGCTCTCCGACTGGGGGGAGGCCACGGAAGACGACGCTGTATCGGACATCACGGATAAACTGG AGAACTCGGTTCAGCCGTCGCGTAATCACCGAGCCAAGATCCAGGACGATATCGCGAAACTGAAGATTAAGGACCCGGAGAGTATCAGGTTGGAGACACTGGAACAGGAGCTTGTGAGAGCGGAAGCACAGAGCTTGGTTGCTGAGGCTCAGTTGACCAACATG ACCAGGGCCAAACTCAAAGAGGCTTTCGATATCCACTTGGCCGCTGTCATTGAGAGAGGCGAGAAGCAGATTTTACTCGCCCGCCATGCTCGCCGCCTGCTTGGTATCCTCGACGACTCGCCTGTTGTCCCAGGAGAACCTCGGAAAGACTATGATCGTGGCGACGAGGCGAGTCAGATCATTCAAGACGCCGAGAGAGGTCTTCGCACCTGGGAGAGTACTACCGTGCCTATCCCAACATCGGCCGGACACTTGCATGACAGCACACTCCTTCCAGCCCCAGCAGCTCGTGCGGCTCGGGATAGCCAAGCCCTCACCGTCGGCTCGTCTGAAGTAGATGGCCGTGAGATGTCTGCTTCGACCAGGGATATTAATGGTTCAGCTTCAGATATTCGTTACACTGAGGAATATCCTCCCGAGACTCAAGGCACCAACGAATATGTCAATGAGTATGGGTCTGGGACTCAACAGGGTATTGCGCCTGTGATCGAAGCCCAAGAGTTCCAAGAGCCTGTAACAGCGCCGGTTGAGCCAACTAGGGATACGTATAGTGCTCCTGGTAATGCCATCACTTACATCCCGGGAACTAAGCAACGTGTTGATACCGCCACTGGAGCTGAGGGTTACGGGGAGTCCAGTATACAGGGAGCTAGGGGCATGTATGGAGCCACTCCCGATGTTACTGGATATACCCCTGGAGCTCAAGACACTATTCCGGGGACAAAGGAGCACGTTGGACCCATCAGCGAAGCTAGAAGCTGGGACGCATCTGTCACAGACGTGTCTGGGGATGTCAATGAAAATGTTGCGAGCGGTAGAAGTATCGATGACTCAGTCTCCATCACAGATCCGACTCAGCACTTTGAGGAGCCCTCCACTGAGCTGACGGAAGGAACGGAAGCAACCAAAATGACAGAGGCCACGGATGATGCCAACGGATCTATTCGGGAAAAGCTGCAAGAGCAGCCCCAGGCAGCTTTGGGCATCCCTCAAGTCGTCGCTGTCCCATATTAA